The region CGCGCGCGCGGCGAGCTCGAGGTGCCCGGCGACGAAGTCGGCGTGCGAGTGCGTGAGGAACACCCCCGCGATCTCCGCCTCCGCCGCCCGCGCCGCCTCGAGGTGCGCGTCGACGTCGCGCCCCGGGTCCACGACGAGCGCCTTCCCGCCGCTGACGAGCAGGTAGGAGTAGTGCGAGAGGACGCCGAGCTTGAACTGGAGGATCTCGAAACCCGGGTGCCGGTACGTCTCGATGAGCTCGTAGCGCGCCGACGCGTCGTCGTGGGCGAGGGCCTCGGCGTCCTTCTCCGCCAGGCGCGCGTGCGCGGGCGCCGCGGAGGAGACGGCCATGAGCAGGAGCGCACAGATCGTGTTCTTCATCGTCACCTCCGTATACCATCAGTATGCCACGCGTGGGCGCCTCTGTCCCCGGAGGGTTCGAAGCGCTCCGCGGGTTCGCGGCCGGCGTGCCGAGCGGGAAAGGACCCCGCCGCCCCGACACAATCGGCGGAAAACGCGCCGCCGAGCCGGCGGACCCTCCGCCGCCCGCTCCGGCCGCCGGAGGGGGATGCCGCGTGCGCTCCGTTGATCGGGCGCAACGCCGGCGCCGGGTGCGCGGCGTCGGGGTCGCGTACCTATCGCGCGGCATGGTGCCTCGAGTCCGAGGCGCCGGGCCTTCCGAGGCGTCATGTGAGCGGCTGGCAGATCTCGATCAGAACCCGTCCGGCGGAGGAGGGGTGGATGAACGCGACCTCGTACTCCCCCGCGCGCGGCGTCGGGGTTTCGTTGACGAGCACCAGGCCGGCGGCCTTCAGGGCGGCGAGCGCGGCGCGGATATCGTTCGTCGAGAGGGCGATATGGTGGATCCCCTCGCCGCGCTTCTCGATGAATCGGGCGATCGGGCTGTTGTCGCCGAGCGCCTCGAGGAGCTCGATCTTCGTCCCCCCGACGCGGATCATCGCCACGCGCACCTTCTGCTCGGGCACCTCCGCGATTTCGATCTCCCGGAGGTGGAGAATGTCCCGGTAGAGCGGCAGCGAGGCCTCGATGCTCCGCACCGCGATCCCGATATGGTCGACCGATTCGATCATCGCGCCGCATCCTCCCCGGCGATCCGCTCCGCGAGCGTGTACGGGTCCGTTTCGCCCGCGAGCATCCGCGCCGCGAGCGCATCGAGGGCCTCCTCGTCCGGGACACGCGCGGCGACACGCCGCATGAGCCGTTCCCGGACGAGTTCGAGGAGCCGCTCCTTGAACTGCGCGCGGCGTTTCGCGGCCGCGATTCCGCGCCCCTCCGCGAAACGGCGGTGGGCGTCGAGCGCCGCGTCGAGCGCCTCCAGGCCGCGCCCCTCCAGGGCGACGGTCTGCACGAGCGGGACGGTCCAGTCCTCGCCCGGGCGGAGCGAGAGCATCATCTCGAGGGCGGAGGCGGCATGGGCGGCTTCGGGGCGGTCGCCCTTGTTGAGCACGACGATGTCGGCGATCTCCGTGACCCCCGCCTTGATCGCCTGGATCCTGTCGCCCGCGCCGGGGGCGCAGACGAGGATCGTGGTGCAGGCGAGCCGCGACACCTCGATCTCGCTCTGCCCGACGCCGACGGTCTCGACGAAGACGATTTCGCAGCCCCAC is a window of Chlamydiota bacterium DNA encoding:
- the mce gene encoding methylmalonyl-CoA epimerase codes for the protein MIESVDHIGIAVRSIEASLPLYRDILHLREIEIAEVPEQKVRVAMIRVGGTKIELLEALGDNSPIARFIEKRGEGIHHIALSTNDIRAALAALKAAGLVLVNETPTPRAGEYEVAFIHPSSAGRVLIEICQPLT
- the meaB gene encoding methylmalonyl Co-A mutase-associated GTPase MeaB, with the translated sequence MDVAAQVLDRNPRAASRLLSWIEDGDPRAAAEMKTLYRRAKAAYVVGVTGPPGAGKSTLVDRLVALRRGRGAVVGVLAVDPSSPFSGGAVLGDRVRMQRHAADPGVFIRSMANRGRTGGLSRGAAEAVRVLEAWGCEIVFVETVGVGQSEIEVSRLACTTILVCAPGAGDRIQAIKAGVTEIADIVVLNKGDRPEAAHAASALEMMLSLRPGEDWTVPLVQTVALEGRGLEALDAALDAHRRFAEGRGIAAAKRRAQFKERLLELVRERLMRRVAARVPDEEALDALAARMLAGETDPYTLAERIAGEDAAR